The genomic interval AGCTAACACCTGTATGGTCAAGACAGTAGAATCCCTCCAGTGGTTCACAAACTGCATCTGATGTTACTGTACATGACCTCTTTAGCTTCAGGCCAGAAACTGTGAGCACATAGAGAGGATACATGTTAGAGAGAcaaatttgagatggtttaaacatgtgcagaagagggatagtggatacactggacaaaggatgttgaatatggagctgccaggcaggagtaaaagaggaagacaatagaggagattcatggatgtagtgaaggaggacatgaagagggttggtgtgatagaggaggatgctagggatagaaggagatggaggcagatgatctgctgtggtgacccctaaagggagcagctgaaagaagaaggtaTGCATTATGATATTACTAACCAGAAATTTAGTTGTGAAGTTTTTCCTGCTTAAAATTGGACACTATAACATCATTAATTAGGATTtgtattacttttttaattaatgataTGCTAAAATATTGTACTAATGGAAAAATTGAAGAATTTTCTATTTtaatgcagaaaagaaaaatatagataaatataattaaaaatctACCTGGATGACAGTTTGTACAATGAGTACATTGTTTCAGGCCATTGGTCTTATCCATGTAAGTTCCATCCCCACAGGGCACACAGGAAGTGCTCACATCCTCTGTACAATCTGTCTGGACTCGCCTTCCTGTTAacataaaaaatttttaaaaaattaggtaatttattttcataaaataTTGCTTTCATTCATCTAAAATGTACAATCTCAGTTCAAGAATTCCTCTGGTCAGCCTTACAGTTCAAGAAAAGAAGGCCATCACATCCCTGAGTAATGACCAAAGCATCACCATACTACCAGCCAATAAGGGGAGGTGATCTGTTCTTCTAAACTCAACTGATTGTCATACCattacactcctcagtgacagaaACATTTATCAGGTCTTAAGGCAAGACCCCACAAGCAACTATAAGAAGAAAGTTGTTGCCCACAACAACTTGAAATCGAAAGTgtttctacagacagaagcatggatgtgccatcgTATCCCCAGCGTAACCAATTGTAGCTAGCTTCTACATGGAGGAattggaaagtaaagctcttggctcCTTCTAAGGGATAGCATCTAGCCACTGGTACAAGTATGTGAATGACACGTGGGTCAAAATCAacacccaagaagtagaagccttcactcgccacgtcaactcagtggataaaaacaaaaacaccaaggaGGATGCTGCGGATAATaggttaccattcctggactgtgctaTGCAACactgaagtttaccggaagcccactcACAGAGACCAGTACCTACTTTTTGATTCCCACTAAatactggaacacaaacttggagtgatcaggaccctgcaacaccAGGTGGAAAATGTTTCCTCTAAAACAGAAGGTACAGAAAAGGAGcacacacatgtaaagaaaGCTCTTAAAATATGGTTATCCCAACttggctttcatcaaatcagagaagatgcacaagaaagaaggtcagacaccaactggggagaaagagaatgacaaaCTGAACAACGTTGCCATCCCTCATGTAGTgggtttgtcagagaaactcaggataattttctccaaacatgacATCCCAGTACTGGTTTATCCCAAgaacaaaactcccaaacacaagctaagtaacatagtgtatgctgtgcagCGCAGTAAGGAGTGCTTGGACCTCTACACTGGAGAAACTATACAGCCACTCCGCAAAcgcatggcacaacatagaagttccacctcgacaggacaacactcagctgtacatctgcacctaaaaaagaaaaggcactCTTTCAAGGCTGACAGTGTTCATCTTTTGGACTGGGAAGATAGATGGTCTGAAAGAGGAgcaaaagaagccatctatgtccactgtgaatgaccaGCATTGAACACAACTGGTGGCTTATGACACCAGATGTCAACCACATGCaatgcagggttctagccagcagttaACCAGTACCTCAGCCTgtgccgggctgagaatttcactggtTCACTATCGTCCGATCCTCCAGTACCGCTGGGCTGTGTATTCTTCTGGCTATATCCCTGCAATATAGTCTTGAGATCCCCTCCCAGGTGCTTCAGCCTTCGACCTCAATAGGGTGGAGcaaggtctcacagtggtttcccctgaaacccctggtggtaatgacccacaccttttttcacaccttggctcatgtgatgatgcacatgcTCAGTACTGGGTCAACTACCAAGTCCAAGGAACAGACAGTAAAGAGCAGGACTCCATATTTAATAACCAAAGTGAAATCGGCCTTTAACATTCAGCTGGATCTTACCTGCAGGACACCTTGGACAGCATATGTTTCCTGCCTGATAATTTGTTGAATTACACGAGAAAGTGAGGCCACACGTCATGATTATCtaaaaacagaaaggaaaaaatttaGTCTcaataaaaagataaagaaatataGTTGAAAGCAGAACCACGCTTCAAATAGAGACTAACAGAGAGCACaagaaggtggaaaaaagaaaggaaaaatgaaatgcacaaCAACCTGAGGGaggataataataatgacaacaTGAATTTAAACAAAAAGGAGACAGTACAGAAGGAAATTATGGTGTAGGCATCACACAGTGACGCAGAAGAGAATCAGAAAATACTGAGGGGATCACAAAATTGCTGCAGAGAAGAAAATTAAGTATAACTCAGTGTTAAAAAAGCTTCCTGTAAGTTTGTGTGATAAATATTTTACCAGCAACACTGCAGCTGTCAAAGAATTTCCTCCTGAAGTCATTTTATATGGCACGATGAACATTTTCCCGAACTGAAGACCGTCTCACTGAGATTTGCGATGAGGTGAGTTGTATCATCTAAAACAGCAGGACAACATCTGgaagcaaacatttaaaaattgaaGCGAGCATTAGGAATCCTGCTTCCTGTTGGTAAGATTAAATGGTTATGGtatagggtaaaaaaaaaaacatttgtctgGCTGTGTGCTTGGCTGGCTCTGTAGTGCAGTGATTTACACATTTGTTTGAGAagtgaaaggttgctggtttgattccagctggagacacaagttgcatcaggaagggaaTCCAGTGTAAAACTGCTAACTCATTCCTGTGGAGCAACTCCTTGAAacaagagagcagctgaaattaggtttttgttttgtttgttttttttacacaattaaagaaaaaatatttaaaaggaaCAAACTGTTGGGGTcaggaaataaaataatgtactggcattttaaaaatatatttcaaatgaagaaaatatttatttgcctCACAAGTTTTGTGCCATAGTGTGACATTATAAGTGAAAAGgattaataataaacaatttttCCTAACTTCCTGTCAGACCAGATGGAACAGCCCATAAATATTATTGTGTAAATAGTGTAAACATTTTTCAGAAaaccttacaaaaaaaaaacacaaaaaaaaaaacgatcaCAGCTAATTTTTCCCTGGTTTCCTAGGCCCtgttccagaaagcaggtttagtGTAAACTCTGGATTTGCTAGCCCAGAGATGAGGGACACTCTGCATTTCCTGcgtcaaaaaaagagagaattttttaaaactataGGTCAGTTATCAGGACAGACATGCTTGAAGTGTATTTAACGTGAGagcttttatgtacagtctgtcATCAGTGTGAGGTCAGAGGCCTGTACTACAAAGGGGCTTCACTTCTTATCAGGGTACATTGCCACAGCAACTTATGCTGCAAACCTAACCAGCTTCATAACCATAACCACCTTCGTGTGACCGCTTATCATGATCGCCACTGTAAGTGGATCCAGATGACGGAAAGATACCCTAGGGATGTTGAACTAGTTTCCCAGTATAGAGTCCAgattgtcagtcagttcctctgtaTGAAATCATGAGCCCATAAGGCCATGTTAACAAAGTAATTACTGTCCAAGAAAATCTGAAAACACACGaagctttttttcattattaattatttctaaAAATGTTAACTGAAGACTAGTAAAAtagttaaaacaaaatgaaagtggCCTTATAGataaagaagtttttttttcctagacGTATGCAAGGAGCATGTTGATCGGGCACTCATCGGTCCCCTGTACATTATATACGTGTCACAGAATCCATTCACAGATACACGAAAACAGCGCTGGCCTGCATTTTGCTGTGTCTTTGTGCCTGACTGGGACCGCCCATAGATTTTCGCTCGGATAATTATtgtttctgaataaataaatattttggaGAAATTTAGACATGCGGGTGGCAGACGGTAATCTAATAATTTAATTCCCTAAGCTTGATCACCGTCATTCACCGTTGGCTTCTGCACAAAGAGTCTTTTTTCACTGAAATCTGCAGCTGGGTTAGCGCTACTATAATAACCTGCTACACATCCTGTCGGACAGTGAGCCAACCAAGCAACGCGTGGAGCCCAAATAATGAACTTACTGTCAGAGGCAGACAAACTTGTGGATATGTTGAGAAGCTGGAGACACACTGgaaaataaacctttttttcctttcgtGAAGACTAAATGTTTAAAAGGGACAACAGCTCAGTTTCTGTTAAAAGTGAAAGTGTGTCAGACCAAATAGGCGCGGTCCAATAATATCCGGCGGTTATAATGCGTTGTTCTTTCATGTTTATATAACCTCTGTGAGGCCCAGATTGCTGGCATGCAGCAGGGTGAATTTTAATTCGGAGGAGATTAATTCTGAGAATCTTAATGAACATCCGACCTTTAACTCTTCTTCTGTGTTCTGATAAGAGAAGAGACTATTAGAGAGACTATTAGAACTTTTTCACGGAGCGACAGAAGACGGAGCTTTGAAACCAAACATTTGTTGGGGCTCtttcagaaatgaaaacatttggtgcacACGATGAAAAGCGTATTTCTGAGAGGGAGAAAATGAGTTGGCTGGATAATTTAGACTTCACTTTCAGTTTCGCTTTTGTGCTCAGTGTAATACTGTCACGGTGGGGACTGTGAGCTGagaggggtggacccaaatgcaggactcgacCACGACTTAACTAAAAACTGGTTTATTTCCAAACTCGAATAatacaaaatctcaaccaaggccaaAAATCAACTGGAAGcctggaagaaaagaaaaacaaaactgagcaaaaaaaaaaagcacacagctAAGGGTAAACCACGGGGaacaatgacgacgacgcaacaaCGAACAAAGGAAGACTAAGGGCTTAATACACACAAGGGGactagggcaagtggaaacaacaggggacgacaggtgagCCAAATGAatctaatgacaaaggggaagcaaaactaaacacaaagcacagggaacacgagtctgtcaaaataaaacaggaactgactaaacataacagatgcagacctaacactgaaaacttgacaaagggaacatacacagcaaaacaaaggaaactaaacagcatactcaaacaacaatataactataagaaacataacctgaaaagtacaacaaaagaaactcaaaacgctgggccaccggcccaggatcatgacaaataCACGGTCGCCAAAAGttttcactcactcatccaaatcattgaattcaggtgttccaatcacttccacgggCTCGGGTGCATAAAACATAACACTCAGGCATGCAAACTGCATCTACTAACATCTGTAAAAGAATGGGCCGCTCTCGAACTTCCATCTGGAATTGCATCGTGGTACGGTGATAGGATGTGAAGGAATTTAACTAACATGCAtgtgtgctgcttaagcctttcggtttctgcgtgttcgtttatcgaacagAAATGACACCAAcaaacggaataaggagtccaattattaaatttaataaaaccatttcaaacagtttacagatatctGGGTCGGATTGCATGCCATGcccgtgtgagatggcatgaaataccggcacattctaattcagcttacagtttcatatagtcacagcttatcagtcttggttacatcattatagaaaacaatatgtggaaaacagagaatttcaacaacagggagACCTCGAAGCcgccatttctatcattgtgtagtatcagtgtggttcattgtacagtcagaacacaaagttcacgATGACACGGAaaattataagcttctgtatttttaatcagttatgtttattttccagacaaatttctcaaggaagtaaatgtacataagatatatatgtggcatataccATGAATATCCCTTCAGCTGCCACCTGTTTAACAAGTCTagtcgctactaaatattccagttATATtcaaacaaagtggaagtgattgggaacaacagcgaCTAGTGAAGTGGTAGGCAACGTAAAATGATGAAAAGGtgcgcagaggtcgccaacttgctgcagacctccaaacatgGTGTGGTCTAATCTGATCAGATTAGGTTGATTTTGGGCCTTGTCCATTGCGCACACAGACTTCtccagattttctttttatatcatgtaCTGTAGACGATGAGATGTTCAAATGCTACAATGTTCAAAGTGTATATTCAGAAACATTATTCTGAAGTTGTACAATtcgtagatgcagttttttgcagataGGTGAAACTCTgtctctctaagatgctctttttatacccagtctGTTATTGACTTGTTGATAGTTAAATTTGTTGTAAAAtgttcctgcagctgttttatttcagcatCACTTAGTTTTCCAGCCTGCTCCAGCTTTTTTTTGAGGCATCTTACGCCATCAAAATGAAGAAGCGCTCATGAACTAATAAGATATTGCAGTTTAAGCATTTGACATGTTTTGTGtcctgttgtgaataaaatgtgagtTTATGGGATTTGCAAATCTGAGTATTCAGTTTCTAATTTATGTTTTACAGTgtccaacttttttggaattgggattGGACATCTGCAATAAAAATCTTTGGACAAAAGCGTGAAGTTTCAAATGTCTGATGTTCTTAGCTGTTCCACCATGTTTGAGTTAAAATGGTTTAAACCCTTGAAAGCCAACATAGGAACTTATCCAACACTCTCCTTTAAAAcaagattaaattaaatgagacaaaaatcccaaaaataaaaccaaactttCAGATTTTTCTGCTGAGCTTTTCAAAGGTCTGACTGGACTGCAGAGCCTGTTGAAGCATTGATGTGTGTGGATTGTGACATTTTACAGATTTCAAGAGTTACATAACTgaatttgtttgaaaaaaaaaacttttcttaaactcaaatttaaatgattcaaagttttaaaaactgcatgtttgataaaatcttttttaattaaaagtctTTTGTTAAGAAGTTATTGAGAAAATGCAGGATTAATTTAGAAGATTGCCAAAACTGCACCCGGTTTGTCCATCGCACTCGTCTTCTGTTCCAGCAGTTTGTCCTCAGCTAAGATCCACTTCCCTGGTAGCAATATGGAGCAGATCTGCAGATGATGCTCTTCTGCTAAACTTCATAAAGTTTCATGCTGTGGAGAAAAATGCATCTAATTAAATCAGAGACCTCTTGTACATTGGTAGAGAATCACAGTCAGCGAACATTTCAGTGAATAACTCACTGCTGTCTCACCTGCTATCGACAATTGCTTGCTCAGTCCTTCTGTTTCTATCGCTTTCATCATTGTTAGTGAACTAAAAAAGAAGAATGACATCATTTCTTTGATAAATCAGGTGTTGTCATGCGTTACAGTGCACATTCAAGTGACATTCAAACGTACCATCTCCATGTTGGTTAGGAGTATTCTTGTGTTTTCacctttgcaaaaacaaaaccaataaAACACATCAGTTTGAAAATATCATTCATCTAAATCGCTACTGTATAAGATTTTCATTGTTCTGTCGTCCTCACCTAGTTTCGGACACGTAATCTTGTTTGTGACGTAAAGGAAAGTTATAAGTATGACAATTAATACAATCAGTAACAGGCAGCCAGTGATAATCCAAGACTCTGTCACATTATCAGGTTGTTCTTCACACTGAGCATCAGTTGTAGCATTTCCTGATGTTATCAGCCGAAGGTTTAGGGATTCACACCTGGAAGGACACAGAGATGTTTTACAGAAAAATGTACAGATGCTCCACATTCACTGCTGCTGGACAAAATCAAATGTGTCCATGTCTACTGTGAAGTTTCTCTTACAGTTTGTGTGGCAGACAAATCTTGAAAGTTCCATCTGAAAATGTCCCACTTCCACACTCAGAGCACTCAGTGTCTGTATAGGCTGTTCCTGCACAGATACAAATATACGCTGCTTTCAGCATATGGATCATGTTCTGAAGGATAAGTGTATGACCTCAGTCATTAGATATGTCTGATGATGCCATTCTTTGactaaaaacagtttaaaatacaTCTAAAAAATTTCTTTGTTTCAGGTTCTAAATATGATCATTCTGTGTTCATTCTTTGAGCTGTGATGGAGTGATGGAGAGCAGCTTTACTGTAAAGTTAACAACACATTCAGAAACCAGCTGCTGTTGCAGAGAACACTGCAAGTAGCCAACAGACAGATTACATCTATCTGATTTACACTATAAGCACAAGAAAATAACCTGTTTTGCTGATGTATTGTCCTGGTTGacagtgtctgtgttcatgCGCTGCCCCACAGCTAACACCTGTATGGTCAAGACAGTAGAATCCCTCCAGTGGTTCACAAACTGCATCTGATGTTACTGTACATGACCTCTTTAGCTTCAGGCCAGAAACTGTGAGCACATAGAGAGGATACATGTTAGAGAGAcaaatttgagatggtttaaacatgtgcagaagagggatagtggatacactggacaaaggatgttgaatatggagctgccaggcaggagtaAAAGAGGAAGACAATAGAGGAGATTCATGGATCATGGACATGAAGAGGGTTTGTGTGACAGAGGATAATGCTAGGGATAcggggagatggaggcagatgatctgctgtggtgactcctaaagggagcagctgaaagaagaagaagaagaagaagaagaagaaggtatGCATTATGATATGTTTTTCCTGTGTATAATTGGACACTATAACAATATcaattaacattttttatttgtaaatgtatttatatgctAAAGTATTGTAATAATGGACAAATTGAAGAATTTGATATTTTAAAGCAGAAAATCAAATGGGTATCTCATTTTATTTGGAAGAAAAGCTAAAATACGACATGTTGCCTGGAGGCAAGACCGTATCATAGAGGCTAAAAACTGATCTTGACATCATGTGGAATATCTTGAGGTTTAATCACATAAGAGTCAAGATTTTGTTTTGACAGCATGTTTAACACATTCATTTACATGTAGTCATACATGTTTTTAATCAATGTCAAATCAATGCAAACATCAAAACAGGTGTCTGCACATTCACAATAGGACTCTAAGACCAATCTTTAACAGTCTCAGTTCTTATATGGCATTAACAGTAGAACATGCAGCAGCAACAGTAACTGCTGCTTTAGTTTACGAAataggaaatatatatataaaatctacCTGGATCACAGTGTGTACAATGAATACATTGTTTTAGTCCATTGGGCTTATCCGTATAGGTTCCATTCTGGCAGGGCACACAGGAAGTGGTTACATCCTCTGTGCAATCTGTCTGGACTCGacttcctgttaaaataaaaacaaacaaacaaaaaacagcaatttatttgctttcattcatCTAAAATATACAAACTTTAGGGTTGTGAAGTTGAGTTTTCACATATGGACAGTAAAAGCAGGACTCCATATTTAATAACCAAAGTGAAATCGGCCTTTTAACATTCAGCTGGATCTTACCTGGAGGACACCTTGGACAGCATATGTTTCCTGTCTGATACTTTTTCGAAGGACAGGAGAGAGTGAGAACACTGAAGACTTTCATCATTATTATCTgaagacagaaaggaaaaaatttaGTCTCcataaaaagataaagaaatataGTTGAAAGCAGAACCACACTTCAAATAAAGACTAACAGAGAGCACAAGGAGGTGGAAAAGAAGatagaaaaaatgaaatgcacaaGAACTTGAAAATCAGAGAGGATGAGGGAGTGAGAAGGATAGTAATGAAAACATGAATTTAAACAAAAAGGAGACAGTACAGGAGGAAATGACAGCACAGAAATCACACAGTGACGCAGAAGAGAACCAGAAAATACTGAGGGAATTACAAAATTGCTGCAGAGAAGAAAAATTGAGTATAACAGCGTTAAAAAAGCTTCCTGTAAGTTTGTGTGATAAATATTTTAccagcagcactgcagctgtCAGAGAATTTCCTCCTGAAGTCATTTTATATGGCATGATGAACATTTTGCCAAACTGAAGACCGTCTCACTGAGATTTGTGATGAGATGAGTTGTATGATCTAAAACAGCAGGACAACATCtggaaattaaaaagaaaaaaaaaaatggagtgagCACTAGGAATCCTGGTTCCTGTTGGTAAGAGTGTAAATAATTATGGaacagagtaaaaaaacaaacaaacaaacaaaaattaagaGCTTGTGCagactggtggattaaccattacataaaaaattaaatatcgtGAGTTTTGTAATCACAAAGACTTGTAATTTagtgcagctgtggcataaaccttataTTAGATTAcattaaatttgttaagcatttGCTAAGCATAAAGCAATGTTGTAGCTTAAAGAATatgagcaaataaaataaaatgttcacattttttaaaatgcatttgaaagcttcgaatatatatatatttttcccaATAGATTTTTCCCAATAGTTTGGGAAAAACTATTGGGAAAACATAGTTTAATGCtattgtaaaaaacaaa from Archocentrus centrarchus isolate MPI-CPG fArcCen1 chromosome 21, fArcCen1, whole genome shotgun sequence carries:
- the LOC115801038 gene encoding tumor necrosis factor receptor superfamily member 14-like → MFIMPYKMTSGGNSLTAAVLLIIMMKVFSVLTLSCPSKKYQTGNICCPRCPPGSRVQTDCTEDVTTSCVPCQNGTYTDKPNGLKQCIHCTHCDPVSGLKLKRSCTVTSDAVCEPLEGFYCLDHTGVSCGAAHEHRHCQPGQYISKTGTAYTDTECSECGSGTFSDGTFKICLPHKLCESLNLRLITSGNATTDAQCEEQPDNVTESWIITGCLLLIVLIVILITFLYVTNKITCPKLGENTRILLTNMEMFTNNDESDRNRRTEQAIVDSSMKLYEV
- the LOC115801130 gene encoding tumor necrosis factor receptor superfamily member 14-like isoform X2; its protein translation is MFIVPYKMTSGGNSLTAAVLLIIMTCGLTFSCNSTNYQAGNICCPRCPAGRRVQTDCTEDVSTSCVPCGDGTYMDKTNGLKQCTHCTNCHPVSGLKLKRSCTVTSDAVCEPLEGFYCLDHTGVSCGAAHEHRHCQPGQYISKTGTAYTDTECSECPNGTFSDGTFKICQPHKLCESLNLRLITPGNATADAQCEEQHNNLTESWIIIVCLLLIVLIVLIVILITLFYFRKKIPCLKRGEDDREQ